A single genomic interval of Malania oleifera isolate guangnan ecotype guangnan chromosome 13, ASM2987363v1, whole genome shotgun sequence harbors:
- the LOC131145527 gene encoding PLASMODESMATA CALLOSE-BINDING PROTEIN 3-like → MAAVLFLLLTLLAITGNSRGGSGSGGCWCVCKEGLSDGVLQKTLDYACGAGADCRAIHQNGACFTPNTVKAHCTYAVNSYFQKKAQAPGTCDFSSTAQVVSTDPSSHMGTATTCSYPSSQSAASSGTTATPLTPATPSTGTTPSTTTPGGATPTGTTPNYNATPTSGTGSGGVIGGGMGGTNMGPSGVGINTNTDYSGGLSRMLRYHQGSSSFFFFLISCLVLLPLL, encoded by the exons ATGGCTGCCGTGTTGTTTCTACTGCTGACATTGTTGGCCATTACTGGGAATTCAA GGGGTGGGAGTGGAAGTGGTGGGTGTTGGTGTGTGTGCAAGGAGGGACTGAGCGATGGAGTGCTGCAGAAGACACTGGACTACGCGTGCGGAGCGGGGGCAGACTGCAGGGCAATCCATCAGAACGGGGCATGCTTCACCCCTAACACTGTCAAGGCTCACTGCACCTATGCCGTCAACAGCTACTTCCAGAAGAAAGCTCAAGCTCCCGGCACCTGTGATTTCTCTTCCACTGCCCAAGTTGTTTCCACTGACCCCAGCA GCCATATGGGAACTGCTACCACTTGCTCCTATCCTTCTAGCCAGAG TGCTGCAAGCTCGGGCACCACAGCGACTCCCCTGACACCAGCTACACCCTCAACGGGCACAACCCCTTCCACCACCACCCCGGGCGGCGCCACCCCCACCGGCACTACTCCGAATTACAACGCAACACCAACTTCCGGTACTGGTAGCGGAGGAGTAATAGGAGGAGGGATGGGGGGGACAAATATGGGGCCCTCTGGAGTGGGCATCAACACAAACACAGACTACAGCGGTGGGCTTAGCCGTATGCTTCGTTATCATCAAGGCAGCAGtagtttcttcttcttcctcatcaGCTGTTTGGTGCTACTGCCTCTTCTTTAA